The Theileria annulata chromosome 3, complete sequence, *** SEQUENCING IN PROGRESS *** genome has a segment encoding these proteins:
- a CDS encoding regulator of nonsense transcripts-related protein, putative — MSTRGDQSSPHEAGIFSTSTKNKRKAVFSLSVPTKRSHSNSIRVLNLGETQKEEAGLKETKEEYTGSLKPDITSENIKKIVRLFGKNPEFNSLIYSDDNVLNCLTIKQRLMNFQVEWDIKMENKLASCKYTLKTPEGNELTGETFSTNKKLAKKQAAREILSNLSIPTFEEMDENSRWMISVHKNLLNTKDEVVEKTFTDDGCVCKIEWKVGDVTYLGTGEGKDFKEAELYANQDLYIQTHKLKNVMNKHAGKNVANKSLNNHENKLESLSNINKSMLDDELSRSDAAQINNMRNMLISKIKIKQEENVIAIPGGFQCTLAWNWVTPEGIPTRKTVIKSGSSKLLAKANASKTMLVELGTIQDISANESHVSNKIKAYINTDVNESVRLACELINTSNSTVWRLFILQLWNKLLFNTDKSSILKLLTTIVDVQSKDDKQTRRLQGDIWESMLYNLIFVMDEDFVKTVLNIMRGIKLNESHFYSKKALDYYQNNTILLCMEYQCNIYNEAQLKKDNVALFKNEMLVMDVAKLQMPNIMVTSRVEYEYIRTNIFKENDIVLLLPISNGVVPPSEQPNLGVLCNVLKHKVSNFILNMSLKFISFVNIDNTNNQEDMKVNKAEYTVVDEAEVLNKYGKYNVIYLKSLIPYSRMVEATQSLTHIIFPINSNASKYVFTYEMKEILLNSKKYSTNPSPSDWLMTTMTLTPVQYTATISALKNPLTLIQGPPGTGKTHVACAIIDCWAKLNPNIRILAVADSNIAADNLIDALTKKNIQALRIGQSSEYELQEESIKNLDRYQTYLKLKMGGHYKEAKNLKVLLYSEAIKQHNIIIATCVGSGNDLLSNYQFSHVIIDECSQSIEMSNLIPIGKGCKSLVLIGDHKQLRPTIISNYALKLGLDKSLLERLIQEEVAPVHMLNVQRRMHPSIIEFPNMHFYANKIFNQDVNDINRSMIRGFKWPVPFYNLVFIDVSTPSPNTQFEIPQGKSKINMILIIYIIFNYLQNYLIIYNKKIFSEIKCVIALLNSFLKSNDVKEQQIGILTPYDAQKLMIKKHLKPLKEVQSHLIEVDSVDGFQGREKDLIIFSAVRSNMVKDIGFLRDPRRMNVMLTRARRGLVVLGDSHTLMSDRENWRPYLNWIYSKQLNIHISQLNGYLDFPDHSLPNSLADLQNLMQFNTPEYNPHQFNNIGNYTLI; from the exons atgtCTACAAGAGGAGACCAATCTTCTCCGCACGAAGCTGGAATTTTTTCAACTTCCACAAAAAATAAACGGAAAGCAGTATTTTCATTATCCGTTCCAACGAAAAGGTCACATTCTAACAGTATAAGAGTATTAAACTTAGGAGAAACCCAAAAGGAAGAAGCTGGACTAAAAGAAACAAAAGAAGAATATACTGGAAGTTTAAAGCCAGATATTACCTCCgagaatattaaaaagaTTGTAAGACTATTTGGAAAGAATCCTGAATTCAATTCTCTAATATACAGCGATGATAACGTATTAAACTGCCTTACAATTAAACAAAGGTTGATGAACTTTCAAGTTGAGTGGGATATTAAAATGGAAAACAAACTGGCGTCCTGTAAATATACCCTAAAGACACCAGAAGGAAAC GAACTAACAGGAGAAACGTTCTCAACAAACAAAAAGTTAGCCAAAAAGCAAGCTGCAAGagaaatattatcaaatctGTCGATTCCAACCTTCGAG GAAATGGACGAAAATAGTCGCTGGATGATTTCAGTccataaaaatttattaaacacAAAGGACGAAGTTGTTGAGAAAACATTCACAG atgATGGTTGTGTTTGTAAAATCGAGTGGAAAGTAGGTGACGTTACATACCTTGGTACGGGAGAAGGAAAAGACTTTAAGGAAGCAGAACTTTATGCTAACCAGGATCTCTATATACAAACACACAAA ctTAAAAATGTAATGAATAAACATGCTGGTAAAAATGTGGCCAACAAATCACTCAATAACCATGAAAATAAACTTGAATCACTCTCAAACATAAACAAGTCAATGTTAGACGATGAACTCTCAAGGTCTGACGCAGcacaaattaataatatgagGAATATGCTAATATCGAAGATCAAAATTAag cAAGAGGAAAATGTAATTGCAATACCAGGCGGTTTCCAATGTACGTTAGCGTGGAATTGGGTAACACCAGAAGGAATACCAACCAGG AAAACAGTAATAAAAAGCGGTAGCAGTAAGTTACTGGCAAAGGCAAATGCGAGCAAGACAATGCTAGTTGAATTGGGAACCATCCAAGATATTAGCGCAAATGAAAGCCATGTTtcaaataaaatcaaagCATACATTAATACA GATGTGAATGAATCTGTGAGATTGGCGTGTGAACTCATAAACACATCCAATTCAACAGTTTGGAGACTGTTTATCCTCCAACTCTGGAACAAACTCTTGTTTAACACGGACAAATCGTCGATTCTAAAACTGTTAACAACCATTGTAGATGTCCAATCCAAGGATGATAAAC aGACGAGACGACTTCAAGGAGATATTTGGGAGAGTATGCTGtataatttgatatttGTAATGGATGAAGATTTTGTTAAAACAGTACTCAACATAATGAGAGGAATTAAGCTAAACGAAAgtcatttttattcaaaaaAAGCACTGgattattatcaaaataataC AATATTACTCTGTATGGAGTATcaatgtaatatatataacgAGGCACAGTTGAAGAAGGATAATGTGGCTTTGTTTAAGAACGAAATGCTTGTTATGGACGTGGCAAAACTTCAGATGCCCAACATCATGGTAACCTCAAGAGTGGAATACGAGTACATTCGaactaatatatttaaggAAAACGACATCGTATTACTTTTACCAATATCAAATGGTGTTGTTCCACCTTCAGAACAGCCC AATCTGGGTGTGCTATGTAATGTGTTAAAGCACAAGGtttcaaattttatctTGAATATGAGCTTAAAGTTCATATCATTTGTTAACATTGATAATACAAACAATCAAGAAGATATGAAGGTTAATAAAGCTGAGTATACGGTAGTAGATGAGGCTGAAGTGTTAAATAAGTATGGAAAGTATAACGTAATATACCTAAAGTCATTAATACCATACTCAAGGATGGTTGAAGCAACACAGTCACTAACACATATTATATTCCCAATTAAC TCTAATGCAAGTAAATACGTTTTTACGTATGAAATGAAGGAAATATTGCTCAACTCAAAGAAGTACTCTACTAATCCAAGTCCATCAGATTGG TTAATGACAACAATGACTTTGACACCAGTTCAATACACAGCAACGATATCAGCACTAAAGAACCCATTAACACTCATACAAGGTCCGCCGGGAACGGGTAAAACACACGTAGCATGCGCAATCATCGATTGCTGGGCTAAATTAAACCcaaatattagaatattgGCAGTAGCAGATTCTAACATCGCAG CTGATAACTTGATCGACGCATTGACTAAGAAGAATATACAAGCACTGAGAATAGGGCAAAGTTCTGAATATGAATTACAAGAAGAATCAATTAAGA ACCTGGACAGATACCAAACGTACCTGAAATTGAAGATGGGCGGTCATTATAAGGAAgctaaaaatttaaaggTTTTGCTGTATTCTGAAGCTATTAAACAGCATAACATCATCATTGCGACCTGTGTGGGATCGGGAAATGATCTATTGAGTAATTATCAATTCTCACACGTTATTATTGATGAGTGCTCACAGTCCATAG AGATGAGTAACTTGATCCCGATTGGAAAAGGATGCAAATCGTTGGTGTTAATTGGTGACCACAAGCAGTTGAGGCCAACAATCATATCAAATTATGCATTAAAACTTGG ATTGGACAAATCATTGTTGGAGAGACTAATCCAAGAGGAAGTGGCTCCAGTACACATGTTAAATGTACAGAGAAGAATGCACCCGTCAATAATAGAATTCCCGAATATGCACTTTTATgcaaataaaattttcaaccaag ATGTGAATGACATAAACAGAAGCATGATCAGAGGTTTCAAATGGCCAGTTCCATTCTACAATCTTGTCTTCATTGATGTGAGCACGCCTTCACCAAATACACAATTCGAAATTCCACAAGGAAAATCCAAAATCAACATGAT acttattatatatataatatttaattatttacaaaattatttaattatttacaataaaaaaatatttagtgaaataaaatgtgtaattgCATTATTGAATTCATTTTTGAAGTCAAATGATGTTAAGGAACAACAG ATTGGTATACTGACGCCGTACGATGCCCAAAAGCTGATGATAAAAAAACATCTTAAGCCTTTAAAG GAAGTACAAAGCCACCTGATTGAAGTTGATAGTGTGGACGGGTTCCAAGGAAGGGAGAAGGATCTCATCATATTCAGTGCAGTGAGGTCTAATATGGTTAAGGACATAGGCTTCCTGAGGGACCCAAGAAGAATGAACGTAATGTTAACAAGGGCAAGAAGGGGCCTTGTTGTCTTGGGAGATTCTCATACACTAAT GAGTGATAGAGAAAATTGGCGTCCGTATTTAAATTGGATATACTCAAA GCAGCTCAACATACACATCTCGCAACTAAACGGGTATCTGGACTTCCCAGACCATTCGCTACCAAATTCTTTGGCGGACTTGCAGAATCTGATGCAATTCAACACTCCAGAATATAATCCACACCAGTTTAACAACATAGgaaattacacattaatataa
- a CDS encoding uncharacterized protein (2 probable transmembrane helices predicted for TA18835 by TMHMM2.0 at aa 10-29 and 42-64;~Signal anchor predicted for TA18835 by SignalP 2.0 HMM (Signal peptide probability 0.034, signal anchor probability 0.954) with cleavage site probability 0.014 between residues 30 and 31) codes for MSDYSVIFKGTGVFIVLCISLCIMIPVLLVRKVNSNERKDFFSLVFLLVPLGTFCIWLLWVCMYMSQMNPLISPMRVMYRKAEHTVEKVAEEAQKSIELISVLFKAMCKMINLSKVVLILRGAESHFNSASVYIDKIIFLQMSEKVDQQPKEAKPIAEGEIRVTTLGRVSNYVTYAKKLLSNGIPVITIRGTGRAMSNVVETAEILRHMINGLHQVTTVDTQDRLADPKSKNAKDTKFSVCFLTISLSLDPSKIDTKSIGYQAPLTKESLDGVDVDQLLHSKRGPRNNSRTIIIYFTTWSTT; via the exons ATGTCAGATTATAGCGTGATCTTTAAAGGAACCGGCGTGTTTATCGTACTTTGTATCTCATTGTGCATAATGATACCAGTGCTGTTGGTTCGTAAAGTTAACTCGAATGAAAGGAAGGATTTCTTTTC gcTGGTTTTCCTACTCGTACCCCTGGGCACATTTTGCATATGGCTATT GTGGGTTTGCATGTATATGTCTCAAATGAATCCGCTGATAAGTCCAATGAGGGTAATGTATAGAAAAGCCGAACATACAGTTGAGAAGGTGGCAGAAGAAGCTCAAAAA AGTATTGAACTCATATCAGTATTATTCAAAGCTATGTgtaaaatgataaatttaagtaaaGTTGTGTTGATATTGAGAg GAGCCGAATCCCATTTCAACTCAGCTAGTGTATATATTGA taaaataatatttcttCAAATGTCAGAGAAAGTGGATCAGCAGCCTAAGGAAGCAAAACCAATTGCAGAAGGCGAAATCAGAGTAACCACACTCGGAAGGGTTTCAAATTATGTTACTTACGCCAAAAAACTACTCTCCAACGGAATCCCCGTTATTACAATAAGGGGTACCGGAAGAGCAATGAGTAACGTAGTGGAAACCGCCGAAATACTCAGACACATGATCAACGGTCTTCACCAAGTCACTACCGTTGACACCCAAGACAGACT AGCTGATCCCAAGAGTAAGAATGCAAAGGATACAAAGTTTAGCGTTTGCTTCCTCACAATTTCACTATCACTGGACCCCAGCAAGATCGACACAAAGTCTATCGGCTACCAAGCTCCTTTGACCAAAGAAAGCCTAGATGGAGTTGACGTGGACCAATTATTACACTCTAAAAGAGGGCCACGCAATAATTCACGTAccataattatttattttactacATGGTCTACGACCTAA
- a CDS encoding synaptic glycoprotein sc2, putative (6 probable transmembrane helices predicted for TA18840 by TMHMM2.0 at aa 79-101, 111-130, 151-173, 188-210, 222-244 and 248-270): MDLLLKNHKGQFMERVNFPLDATVDDFKTFFYEKHRFYPERQRWTVNSITGPRLTGRKLSDNGVVDGTSLYFKDLGVQISWRLVFFIEYLGPLFILPLLYFFPSFFYKPEPLIRYCSQKCGFIMLMFHFLKREFETFFVHRFSKETMPIKNLFTNCFHYWVLCAVGIGYYLFHPHYRPVLFFTRGAEKIVLFVLFFVFQFMTFMTHVTLCRLRPKGTTVRGIPKSWGFQYVSCANYFWELLIWVDIALFVNTLTGYFFAFAVLLILASWAKKKHKKYLKEFPDYPKDRKALIPFLF, translated from the exons atGGACTTATTACTAAAGAATCACAAGGGACAATTTATGGAAAGGGTTAATTTTCCATTAGATGCAACAGTAGAcgattttaaaacattctTTTATGAAAAAC ACCGCTTCTATCCAGAAAGACAAAGATGGACAGTAAACTCAA TTACGGGACCCAGACTAACTGGGAGAAAGTTATCGGACAACGGAGTGGTGGACGGAACTTCCTTGTATTTTAAGGACCTCG gAGTTCAAATTTCATGGAGACTAGTTTTTTTCATAGAATACCTAGGACCGCTCTTTATTCTCCCGCTCCTATACTTCTTCCCATCCTTCTTCTACAAACCCGAACCACTCATCAGATATTGCTCAcaaaa GTGTGGATTTATTATGCTAATGTTCCACTTTTTGAAGAGAGAGTTTGAAACCTTTTTCGTTCACAGATTTTCCAAGGAAACCATGCCAATTAAAAACCTTTTCACCAATTGCTTCCACTACTG gGTTCTATGCGCAGTTGGAATAGGATATTATCTATTCCACCCTCACTACAGGCCTGTGCTATTTTTTACCAGGGGAGCCGAAAAGATCGTTTTATTTGTGCTCTTCTTCGTATTTCAGTTCATGACCTTCATGACTCATGTAACTCTATGTAGATTACGTCCTAAAG GAACAACAGTTAGAGGAATTCCCAAGAGTTGGGGCTTTCAATACGTCTCCTGCGCCAATTACTTCTGGGAACTCTTAATTTGGGTGGATATTGCACTGTTCGTTAACACCCTCACAGGCTACTTCTTTGCCTTCGCAGTCTTATTAATTCTAGCCAGTTGGGCCAAGAAGAAACACAAGAAGTACCTCAAGGAGTTCCCAGATTACCCCAAAGATAGAAAGGCATTGATACCCTtcttattttaa